In Pseudophryne corroboree isolate aPseCor3 chromosome 3, aPseCor3.hap2, whole genome shotgun sequence, a genomic segment contains:
- the PNPO gene encoding pyridoxine-5'-phosphate oxidase isoform X2, with the protein MAFEESHLASLDPIAQFGAWFQEVLNCPVIAEPNAMCLATATRDGKPSARMVLLKGFGSDGFRFYTNQQSRKGKELETNPVASLLFFWEPLNRQVRIEGSVERLSDQESDDYFHSRPKSSQIGAAVSHQSQVIPDREYLRKKNAELEEKYKEKEVPRPVEWGGYIVRPSVIEFWQGQTNRLHDRIVFRRPTEGEAETSPWTHPGEGGWMYERLAP; encoded by the exons GCATTTGAAGAAAGTCATCTAGCTTCCCTTGATCCAATTGCTCAGTTTGGTGCTTGGTTTCAGGAAGTCTTAAATTGCCCAGTGATTGCTGAGCCGAATGCTATGTGTCTGGCTACTGCCACCAG GGATGGAAAGCCCTCTGCCCGTATGGTTCTCCTGAAAGGGTTTGGCTCCGATGGGTTCCGATTTTACACAAACCAGCAGAGCAGAAAAGGAAAAGAGTTG GAGACCAACCCAGTTGCATCTCTCCTGTTTTTCTGGGAGCCCCTGAATCGTCAG GTGAGGATAGAAGGGTCTGTGGAAAGACTCTCAGACCAAGAATCTGATGATTATTTCCACTCACGCCCCAAAAGTAGTCAAATTGGGGCAGCTGTGAGCCATCAGAGCCAAGTTATCCCAGACCGAGAG TATCTGCGTAAGAAGAATGCTGAGCTTGAGGAGAAGTACAAGGAGAAGGAGGTGCCTAGACCAGTTGAATG GGGTGGTTACATTGTCCGTCCTTCTGTCATTGAGTTTTGGCAGGGACAAACTAATCGCCTGCATGACCGTATTGTATTCCGTCGTCCAACAGAAGGAGAAGCAGAGACAAGCCCCTGGACTCACCCTGGTGAGGGTGGATGGATGTATGAGCGCCTGGCCCCTTAG